In a genomic window of Pedobacter sp. KBS0701:
- a CDS encoding FecR family protein gives MNQKSFYDLLSRYENGNCTEAEKLWVDKWYHNLNNQNFKDLSSTALEEMQVNTWLNINNLESKSTPALKVRRRWPKFAIAASIIIAFFIAGLYLSNYNHAEQSFIDENEGLTLISKTNESDSSLLISLSDESTVILKPQANIIYPKVFAANKRTVYLKGSAFFSVSKNPKRPFYVYNQKLVVRVLGTSFWVKSSTDKLQAQVAVRTGKVQISENQKSSLFTFDKEKLAKPILLTPNQKGIFADHKLNKTLVSKPIPLAEAYNLPTSLSYNFKEESIKEIFKTLSEAYGIEIKSDNEQISTYTFTGDLSKKGLYEQLDLICGTISSKYYIQGTSIVVSKN, from the coding sequence ATGAACCAGAAATCATTTTACGATTTACTAAGCCGTTATGAAAACGGAAATTGTACTGAAGCTGAAAAGCTATGGGTAGATAAATGGTATCATAACTTAAATAACCAGAATTTTAAAGATTTATCATCAACTGCGCTCGAAGAAATGCAGGTGAATACCTGGCTTAACATCAATAACCTTGAAAGCAAATCTACACCAGCGCTTAAAGTTAGAAGACGTTGGCCAAAATTCGCTATTGCAGCATCTATTATTATTGCATTTTTTATTGCCGGTTTATATTTAAGCAATTACAACCATGCTGAACAATCTTTTATTGATGAAAATGAAGGCTTGACCTTAATCAGCAAAACGAATGAGAGTGATAGCAGCCTGTTGATATCACTCAGTGATGAAAGCACAGTAATACTTAAACCACAGGCGAATATTATTTACCCGAAGGTTTTTGCGGCTAACAAAAGAACGGTTTACTTAAAAGGAAGTGCATTTTTCTCGGTAAGTAAAAATCCTAAGCGCCCGTTTTATGTGTACAATCAAAAATTGGTTGTGCGTGTTTTAGGTACCAGTTTCTGGGTAAAATCATCAACGGATAAACTTCAGGCTCAGGTTGCAGTAAGAACTGGAAAAGTTCAGATATCCGAAAATCAGAAAAGCTCACTCTTCACTTTCGATAAAGAAAAACTGGCTAAACCAATTCTGCTAACACCCAACCAAAAGGGCATTTTTGCTGACCACAAATTAAATAAAACATTGGTGAGCAAGCCTATTCCATTGGCCGAAGCTTATAATCTACCCACAAGCCTGAGCTATAATTTTAAAGAAGAAAGCATTAAAGAAATTTTCAAAACCTTATCTGAAGCTTACGGGATAGAGATAAAATCGGATAATGAGCAGATTTCGACCTATACTTTTACCGGTGATTTAAGCAAAAAAGGGCTATATGAGCAGCTCGACCTGATCTGCGGAACCATCTCAAGCAAATATTACATCCAGGGAACCAGCATTGTGGTTTCCAAAAACTAA
- a CDS encoding RNA polymerase sigma-70 factor: MTHPEPEKSEDLMNRLKLGDKQAYEKIYFAYSNELLLAAYKKTGDKVIAEELVQNIFISLWEKRQEAQINNLQAYLFGALKLSVINHIRSLVMQNKYMEYQTLTYSENHQDTANLVDLHDLSSIIEKGINSLPEKTQEIFRMSRYQHRSTKDISTGLNISEKTVEYHITQSIKRIKEYIKNFYIFL; encoded by the coding sequence ATGACTCACCCAGAGCCTGAAAAATCTGAAGATTTAATGAATCGTCTAAAACTGGGCGACAAGCAGGCTTACGAAAAAATATATTTCGCCTATAGTAACGAGCTGTTATTGGCAGCCTACAAAAAAACAGGCGATAAGGTAATCGCTGAAGAACTGGTACAGAATATCTTCATCTCTCTTTGGGAAAAACGGCAGGAAGCACAGATCAATAATCTCCAGGCCTATTTGTTTGGTGCATTGAAGTTAAGTGTAATCAACCACATCAGGAGCCTGGTGATGCAGAATAAGTACATGGAGTACCAAACCCTGACCTATTCAGAAAACCATCAGGATACCGCGAATCTGGTCGATCTTCATGATCTTTCTTCCATTATCGAAAAAGGCATTAATTCGCTACCCGAAAAAACACAGGAGATCTTCAGAATGAGCCGTTATCAACACCGATCTACCAAAGATATTTCTACTGGTTTAAACATCTCCGAAAAGACTGTAGAATACCATATCACCCAATCTATTAAGAGGATAAAAGAATACATCAAAAACTTTTACATCTTTTTATAA